In the Kaistella sp. 97-N-M2 genome, one interval contains:
- a CDS encoding reprolysin-like metallopeptidase, with protein MKKIFTSLLLGLMSTAAIAQWSPTSMKGEKIRATFNVTSYYSLDLNALRSTLANAQETGNGAVPVEIKLPTLDGKIERFAVYSAPVVVKSLADRYQLGSYIGVGIDDPAAYVRFSIAPNDFQSMTFRKGAYEFIEPQNTDKSVYGVHPKTNKSEEDKAFVCSTSEAPLTKKQIDQMYMSGKSFANNPSDFSKASDKKYRTMRLVMTTNGEYTQYHGGLAGAMAAINATVTRCNGVFEKDFGLHLILQDFPALIYLDPATDPYSTTLSSWNLAAQKAITAVAGEANYDIGHMFGASGGGGNAGCIGCVCISPPLNGSGVPTGNGKGSGITSPADGIPMGDNFDIDFVAHEMGHQLGGNHTFSMSLEGTGQNVEPGSGSTIMGYAGITGATDVQQHSDAYFHINSIIQVQNNLTAKTCDIETPVTNDPPVITPMADITIPKSTAFVLTAQATDPQGDPITYNWEEVDDATVTISKTNLGNTTSGASFRSLNSTTSPVRYFPKFATVLAGSVKNVNEWEAASTVARASNFRVTVRDNNANVAQQQTQQALQKVTVSANGPFKITSTKVYNNATAPLTWDVVGTDVAPFNSPNVKIDYTADNGATWVVLAASTPNDGTEDFNFSAFATNTVLKVRISAIGNVFYTIAPVTVSAIVPCDGSAPAGLTVSTVTTESAAVSWDPIVGATYVVRYKKTTDATWTSVPVAVNSYTITGLEEGTPYDVQVASVCTGTTGTFSATVNFTTSMIAYCTLSSTNSGDEYISNVSISAEGASGGTSTSGASNYTNYSADPARLMKLAKGTTNNTISVTKAWTGTQYSEAVTVWIDFDRSGTYEASEMVMSSTPSTVNPATQTFAVPATAYSGDKTVGMRVALRFNTAQTTPCGTYTYGEVEDYAVSISPTLGVNDSAASQSVQVYPNPAVDVLNVTKVSNNADYAIYNAAGQLVSKGKVSNNQVQVSKLVKGVYVITVDNNGEVNKVKFIKK; from the coding sequence ATGAAGAAAATTTTTACTTCTTTACTTTTAGGATTGATGAGTACGGCAGCCATTGCACAATGGAGCCCCACATCCATGAAGGGAGAAAAGATCCGTGCGACGTTTAACGTTACGAGTTATTATTCATTAGATCTTAATGCGTTAAGATCTACACTGGCAAACGCCCAGGAAACAGGGAACGGTGCAGTTCCTGTAGAAATTAAATTACCTACACTTGACGGGAAAATTGAAAGATTTGCAGTTTACAGCGCGCCTGTAGTAGTAAAATCTTTGGCGGACCGCTACCAGTTGGGTTCTTACATCGGCGTAGGCATCGATGATCCTGCGGCTTATGTAAGATTCAGTATTGCTCCGAATGATTTTCAGTCCATGACTTTCAGAAAGGGCGCTTATGAGTTTATCGAGCCTCAAAACACTGATAAATCCGTTTACGGCGTTCATCCAAAAACAAATAAATCTGAAGAAGACAAAGCCTTTGTTTGCTCTACAAGCGAAGCGCCACTTACAAAGAAGCAAATCGACCAAATGTACATGTCTGGAAAAAGTTTCGCGAATAATCCATCGGATTTCAGCAAAGCTTCCGACAAAAAGTACAGAACCATGCGTTTGGTTATGACCACTAATGGTGAATATACGCAGTATCACGGTGGTCTGGCAGGAGCAATGGCTGCAATTAATGCCACGGTAACCCGTTGTAACGGTGTCTTCGAAAAAGATTTCGGGTTGCACTTGATTCTTCAGGATTTCCCCGCCTTAATTTATTTGGATCCGGCTACAGATCCTTACAGTACTACGCTTTCCAGCTGGAATTTAGCAGCTCAAAAAGCCATTACGGCCGTAGCTGGAGAAGCAAATTATGACATTGGTCATATGTTTGGTGCTTCCGGAGGTGGTGGTAATGCAGGTTGTATCGGTTGTGTATGTATCAGCCCGCCATTAAATGGATCCGGTGTACCAACAGGAAACGGAAAAGGTTCCGGTATTACTTCACCTGCAGATGGCATCCCAATGGGAGACAACTTCGACATCGATTTTGTAGCGCACGAAATGGGTCACCAACTTGGTGGTAATCATACCTTCTCTATGAGTTTAGAAGGAACGGGCCAAAATGTTGAGCCGGGTTCTGGTTCTACCATTATGGGTTACGCGGGTATTACCGGTGCTACCGATGTGCAGCAACACTCTGATGCTTATTTCCACATCAATTCCATTATTCAAGTTCAAAATAATTTAACTGCGAAGACTTGTGATATTGAAACTCCTGTGACGAATGATCCACCGGTAATTACCCCAATGGCTGATATAACCATTCCTAAATCAACCGCGTTTGTTTTAACTGCGCAGGCTACAGACCCACAAGGTGATCCAATCACTTATAACTGGGAAGAAGTTGATGATGCCACGGTAACCATCTCCAAAACCAATCTTGGAAATACAACTAGTGGTGCAAGCTTCAGATCTTTGAACAGCACAACAAGCCCAGTGCGATATTTCCCTAAATTCGCTACAGTTCTTGCCGGGTCGGTAAAAAACGTGAACGAATGGGAAGCTGCGTCTACTGTAGCAAGAGCATCAAACTTCAGAGTGACTGTAAGAGATAATAACGCGAATGTTGCGCAACAGCAAACACAACAAGCTTTGCAAAAAGTAACTGTTAGTGCCAACGGACCCTTTAAAATTACATCTACAAAAGTATACAACAATGCTACAGCACCTTTAACGTGGGATGTAGTTGGTACGGACGTTGCGCCATTTAATTCTCCAAATGTAAAAATTGATTATACAGCAGATAACGGTGCTACCTGGGTGGTATTGGCTGCTTCTACACCAAATGACGGTACTGAAGATTTTAATTTTTCAGCTTTTGCCACCAATACTGTATTAAAAGTAAGAATCTCTGCGATCGGTAACGTATTTTATACAATTGCGCCGGTAACAGTTTCTGCGATTGTGCCATGTGACGGCAGCGCTCCTGCAGGTCTAACGGTTTCCACAGTAACGACTGAATCCGCAGCGGTTTCCTGGGATCCTATCGTAGGTGCTACCTATGTGGTACGTTACAAAAAAACTACAGATGCTACATGGACAAGTGTTCCTGTTGCAGTGAACTCTTACACTATTACAGGTTTAGAAGAAGGTACACCTTATGATGTACAGGTTGCTTCTGTTTGTACAGGTACTACAGGCACTTTCTCCGCAACGGTAAACTTTACTACAAGTATGATTGCTTACTGTACACTATCTTCTACAAATTCAGGTGATGAATACATTTCAAATGTAAGCATCAGTGCAGAAGGTGCAAGTGGAGGAACAAGTACTTCCGGTGCTTCAAATTACACGAATTATTCAGCAGATCCTGCAAGATTGATGAAATTAGCAAAAGGAACTACAAATAATACGATCTCAGTAACAAAAGCATGGACCGGAACTCAGTATAGCGAAGCTGTTACAGTTTGGATCGATTTCGACCGCAGCGGAACTTATGAGGCCAGTGAAATGGTAATGTCAAGTACACCGTCAACTGTAAATCCTGCTACCCAAACGTTTGCAGTACCTGCAACAGCTTACTCCGGTGACAAAACAGTGGGTATGAGAGTTGCATTGAGATTCAACACTGCTCAAACCACACCTTGTGGTACATATACTTATGGTGAGGTTGAGGACTATGCAGTATCAATTTCCCCTACTTTAGGTGTAAACGATAGCGCTGCAAGCCAATCAGTTCAGGTTTATCCAAACCCTGCTGTTGATGTTTTAAACGTAACCAAGGTTTCTAACAATGCCGATTATGCAATTTACAATGCTGCCGGCCAGTTAGTTTCTAAAGGTAAAGTGTCCAATAATCAGGTACAGGTTTCCAAATTAGTGAAAGGTGTATATGTGATTACTGTAGACAACAACGGTGAAGTCAACAAAGTGAAGTTTATTAAAAAATAA
- a CDS encoding DUF6048 family protein: MNPKLIFTFFFSLMFSFALAQQDTLAKKWKYEPNFMVGFDVLNAGVGVFSDRKLFQAFVSSRISKKIHAVAEGGFEKNIYQKNGYDAAANGPFLKLGAFYMLANDKENVLNGFYAGGKLGGSFYTQEYKAVPVRGFGGSETSVAFPSSSQSSYWVEGTVGGRVQLFDSPFYIDVNMQPRYLVFSTTQEEIKPMIVPGFGKSSAKFNMGFSWNVAYHF; the protein is encoded by the coding sequence ATGAATCCAAAACTCATTTTTACCTTCTTTTTTAGTTTGATGTTTTCTTTCGCTCTAGCGCAGCAGGATACGCTTGCGAAAAAGTGGAAGTATGAACCCAATTTTATGGTGGGTTTTGATGTTTTGAACGCCGGAGTTGGCGTGTTTTCAGATCGAAAACTCTTTCAGGCCTTTGTATCGTCGCGGATTTCGAAAAAAATTCATGCTGTTGCGGAAGGTGGTTTCGAAAAAAATATCTATCAGAAAAATGGCTATGATGCGGCCGCGAACGGACCTTTTTTAAAGCTCGGCGCCTTCTACATGCTGGCCAATGATAAAGAAAATGTGCTGAATGGTTTTTACGCCGGTGGAAAATTGGGCGGTTCATTCTACACCCAGGAATATAAGGCCGTGCCTGTTCGCGGTTTTGGAGGCAGCGAAACTTCCGTCGCCTTTCCCTCGTCGTCGCAAAGTTCTTATTGGGTTGAAGGGACTGTTGGCGGTCGGGTACAGCTTTTCGACTCGCCGTTTTATATTGACGTCAATATGCAGCCGCGCTATCTGGTTTTTTCTACCACGCAGGAGGAAATTAAACCAATGATTGTCCCAGGTTTCGGCAAAAGTTCGGCAAAATTCAATATGGGGTTTTCCTGGAATGTCGCTTATCACTTCTAA
- a CDS encoding DUF6452 family protein yields MKFLKIFLIPLFLCFLFSCGSDDDICIGGEATPRMKIKFKTKATGKLKTLDSLYINVDYGSGPVSVVATKSKTDSVLIPLRVDDAAFTKMFVGTSKAAITSEIKINYTTNSSYVSPACGIKKIYENVSALLEVPNPVLDVEKNQNQIVDESKTHFYLLF; encoded by the coding sequence ATGAAGTTTCTGAAAATATTTCTGATCCCGCTGTTTTTATGTTTTCTTTTTTCCTGCGGAAGCGACGACGATATTTGCATCGGCGGGGAGGCGACGCCCAGAATGAAGATCAAATTCAAGACGAAAGCCACCGGAAAATTAAAAACTTTGGACTCGCTGTATATTAATGTGGACTATGGGAGCGGTCCCGTGTCTGTGGTGGCAACCAAATCCAAAACAGATTCGGTTTTGATTCCGTTACGGGTAGATGATGCTGCGTTCACAAAAATGTTTGTTGGGACCTCAAAAGCAGCGATTACTTCGGAAATTAAGATAAATTATACGACAAACTCCTCCTACGTCTCTCCTGCATGCGGCATAAAGAAAATATATGAAAACGTAAGTGCACTTTTAGAAGTGCCAAATCCCGTGCTCGATGTTGAAAAGAACCAAAACCAAATTGTTGATGAATCCAAAACTCATTTTTACCTTCTTTTTTAG
- the rlmD gene encoding 23S rRNA (uracil(1939)-C(5))-methyltransferase RlmD, with translation MRKKNKNIVLENIRMVSAGAKGIAVGRTAEGKTVLVSGAVPGDLVNVRVKKSKSKYFEAEAIEILEPSPFRVEPKCIHFGVCGGCKWQNLSYEKQLDIKNDEVYNNIKRIGGVEDFETLPILGSEEQYFYRNKMEFSFSNARWLTQYEISSEENFGNRDALGFHIPGMWSKILDLKECLLQEDPSNAIRLAVKNYAVKNGLEFFDVKEQKGFLRTLMLRQNSKGEWMVLFQLFREEKENRKNLFDYLLAEFPQITTLVYCINSKQNDSIYDQDVQTYFGEGFIMEEMDGLQFKIGPKSFFQTNYKQALELYRKTLEFADLQGTEVVYDLYTGTGTIAQYVARNAQHVIGIESVPEAIEAARAHAELNGLSNCTFYCGDMKEIFNDEFLSLHPKADVLITDPPRDGMHQKVVEQILKLSPEKIVYVSCNSATQARDIALMKDHYRLVKILPVDMFPQTHHVENIALLVKI, from the coding sequence ATGAGAAAGAAAAATAAAAATATAGTTCTAGAAAATATCCGAATGGTTTCTGCAGGAGCCAAAGGCATCGCCGTTGGCAGAACAGCAGAAGGAAAAACCGTTTTGGTTTCCGGCGCCGTTCCGGGAGATCTGGTAAATGTGCGCGTGAAAAAATCAAAATCAAAATATTTTGAAGCCGAAGCCATTGAAATTTTGGAGCCCTCGCCCTTTCGTGTAGAACCTAAATGTATTCATTTCGGTGTTTGTGGCGGTTGCAAATGGCAGAATCTTTCCTACGAAAAACAGCTGGACATTAAAAATGATGAGGTGTACAATAACATCAAAAGAATTGGCGGCGTTGAAGATTTCGAGACGTTACCAATTTTAGGCAGCGAAGAGCAGTATTTTTACCGCAATAAGATGGAGTTTTCCTTCTCCAACGCCCGCTGGCTGACGCAATATGAGATTAGTTCCGAAGAAAACTTTGGCAACCGAGATGCTTTAGGTTTTCACATTCCGGGCATGTGGAGCAAGATTTTAGATCTGAAGGAATGTCTTCTGCAGGAAGATCCTTCCAATGCCATTCGGCTGGCCGTAAAAAACTACGCCGTAAAAAATGGTTTGGAGTTTTTTGATGTAAAAGAACAGAAAGGATTTTTGCGGACTTTAATGCTGCGTCAGAATTCAAAAGGCGAATGGATGGTTTTATTTCAGCTTTTCCGTGAAGAAAAGGAAAACCGAAAGAATTTATTTGACTATTTACTCGCGGAATTTCCGCAAATCACCACATTGGTTTACTGCATCAATTCCAAACAAAACGATTCAATTTACGATCAGGACGTTCAAACCTATTTCGGCGAAGGCTTTATTATGGAAGAAATGGATGGTTTGCAGTTTAAAATTGGGCCAAAATCTTTTTTTCAAACCAATTACAAACAGGCTTTGGAACTCTACCGCAAAACCCTGGAATTTGCCGATCTACAAGGTACCGAAGTCGTTTACGATTTATACACCGGAACAGGAACCATCGCGCAGTATGTTGCAAGAAATGCCCAGCACGTTATTGGGATCGAATCGGTTCCGGAAGCCATTGAGGCAGCAAGAGCGCACGCAGAACTGAACGGGCTGAGTAACTGTACTTTCTATTGCGGCGATATGAAAGAAATTTTCAATGATGAATTTTTGTCGCTGCATCCAAAAGCAGATGTCTTAATTACCGATCCGCCAAGGGACGGAATGCACCAGAAAGTGGTGGAGCAGATCCTGAAGCTTTCCCCGGAGAAAATTGTTTATGTGAGCTGCAATTCGGCCACACAGGCGAGAGACATCGCTTTGATGAAAGATCACTATCGTTTGGTAAAAATTCTTCCCGTAGATATGTTTCCACAAACGCATCACGTAGAGAATATTGCACTTTTGGTGAAAATTTAA